From the genome of Uranotaenia lowii strain MFRU-FL chromosome 1, ASM2978415v1, whole genome shotgun sequence, one region includes:
- the LOC129738375 gene encoding uncharacterized protein LOC129738375 has translation MLHDHQISHLEQLSTEEPHPVQANPGPSRLLSPPTVNLSVHSDSTVLLETVSLLVVDRYGRKIQARALLDSAAMSNFITKKLANELATRQSPVDIAVAGIGESVKRMKHKLAAKIISRNSDFSTTLDFLVMKKPTSHLPTSPIDTTAWKMPKVPLADPQFHVPATIDIIIGGECYHEFHTGVRHSLGDNSPFLVDTLFGWTVSGKVDSSSTTAPRACFLSTVDQTRETIPGEFRLMETADGSLRTEAEPSTTQIHEKGSVARHSRPNNPKTTLGDSNTKATQRNSTRNAHHKIPGSHAQPGKRHRIDSVDDKPHCYLPHHPVLKEASKTTNERVVFDASCEPNSRYALNDTLLVGSVAQHSQLSNTPSSAAKVNDKGEDAACESCCYFVPLAKQPSVTCLGLCAPVLPTEFRIPKPPRHRWRTIAANRLTAIQKDTDGLSRRRVPEVHITASELSRYLHSSNFPENPAWQSSLLENWPCSATSRPLDRSTRLHQGRDGVIQSAKRDCHLIHRQQSTGQRDNPRQLVQSYKDR, from the coding sequence ATGTTGCACGACCACCAAATATCACATCTAGAGCAACTCTCTACTGAGGAACCACATCCCGTACAAGCGAATCCAGGCCCCAGTAGATTGCTTAGCCCCCCAACAGTAAATCTTTCCGTGCATTCTGATTCAACCGTTCTCTTGGAGACAGTCTCGCTGTTAGTAGTCGACCGATACGGCAGAAAGATCCAAGCACGAGCTCTACTTGATTCTGCAGCGATGTCAAATTTCATCACCAAGAAGCTGGCGAACGAGCTCGCCACCCGTCAAAGTCCCGTGGACATCGCAGTTGCCGGAATTGGAGAGTCAGTCAAGCGTATGAAGCACAAGTTAGCTGCCAAGATCATATCCAGGAACAGCGACTTCTCCACCACACTCGATTTCCTCGTCATGAAGAAGCCAACCTCCCATCTTCCCACATCCCCGATCGATACAACTGCCTGGAAAATGCCAAAGGTTCCATTGGCGGATCCTCAGTTCCACGTTCCAGCAACAATCGACATAATCATCGGTGGAGAATGTTACCACGAGTTCCACACAGGCGTACGCCACTCTCTTGGTGATAATTCTCCGTTTTTGGTGGACACCCTCTTTGGCTGGACAGTTTCTGGCAAAGTGGATTCCAGCTCCACCACCGCACCGCGAGCGTGCTTCCTCTCCACCGTTGATCAAACCCGAGAAACGATCCCTGGGGAGTTCCGGCTAATGGAAACCGCCGATGGGAGCCTGAGAACGGAAGCTGAACCCTCCACCACTCAAATCCACGAAAAAGGATCCGTCGCCCGCCATTCCCGGCCCAATAATCCTAAAACCACCCTTGGAGATTCGAACACGAAGGCCACACAACGTAACTCCACCAGAAATGCACACCACAAAATCCCTGGAAGTCACGCTCAGCCCGGAAAAAGGCACCGCATCGATTCTGTTGACGACAAACCACACTGCTATCTGCCACATCACCCGGTGCTCAAGGAAGCCAGCAAAACCACCAATGAACGCGTGGTATTCGACGCATCCTGTGAGCCCAATTCAAGATACGCGCTCAACGATACGCTGCTCGTCGGTTCCGTCGCTCAACACAGTCAGCTGTCCAACACGCCTTCAAGCGCCGCTAAGGTCAACGACAAAGGAGAAGACGCTGCCTGTGAATCCTGCTGCTACTTTGTCCCTTTAGCCAAGCAGCCGTCAGTTACCTGTCTGGGGTTATGCGCACCTGTCCTGCCAACGGAATTCCGCATACCAAAGCCGCCACGACATCGTTGGAGAACTATTGCTGCTAATCGGTTAACTGCTATCCAGAAGGATACTGATGGGCTCAGTAGGAGACGCGTTCCGGAAGTGCACATCACAGCTAGTGAACTGTCCAGGTATCTACATTCCTCCAACTTCCCCGAAAACCCTGCATGGCAATCGTCGTTATTGGAAAACTGGCCCTGTTCCGCCACCTCACGGCCACTCGATCGCTCTACAAGACTTCATCAAGGTCGAGATGGAGTCATTCAGTCAGCCAAGCGAGATTGTCATCTTATTCACCGCCAGCAGTCAACAGGTCAACGTGACAACCCCCGACAACTAGTACAAAGCTACAAagaccggtag
- the LOC129738376 gene encoding uncharacterized protein LOC129738376 encodes MASKAEKMLAADLLTRRRACAERDVVEKFVADFTYERDCCQVAVRLEALNKCNELFLNVQNDIEMGDSEERFETHLEFRAVFEDRFCRAKGFLLSKLESREHPLSSTIIHASASHSMSSSFHHRLPKIDLPKFSGDESRWISFRDNFLSMIHCNEDIPIVNKLQYLLQSLEGEARKPFESVDIQADNYSSTWDALKKRYDNKRFLRKELFRGLYNLPPIQYESAQDLNTLVDDFQRHVKALGKLGEPIEHWDTPLIFILSNKLDSATIRAWEQDTRQKDEVKYDELIEFLIHQVRMLKSVDSDLQHRSSVPDKSRRNQFPSDLS; translated from the coding sequence ATGGCTAGCAAGGCGGAGAAAATGTTAGCAGCGGACCTTCTGACGAGACGACGAGCGTGTGCTGAACGAGATGTGGTGGAGAAGTTCGTAGCGGATTTCACCTATGAACGGGATTGTTGCCAGGTTGCGGTACGTTTGGAGGCGCTCAACAAGTGCAACGAACTCTTCTTGAACGTGCAGAACGACATCGAGATGGGTGACAGCGAAGAACGGTTTGAAACACACCTGGAATTCCGTGCTGTTTTTGAGGATCGATTCTGCAGGGCGAAGGGTTTTTTGCTGTCCAAACTGGAGAGTAGGGAGCATCCGTTGAGTTCGACGATCATCCACGCATCGGCTTCTCATAGCATGTCTTCCAGCTTTCATCATCGTCTGCCAAAAATCGATTTGCCGAAGTTTAGTGGAGATGAATCGCGCTGGATCTCATTCCGTGATAACTTTCTCTCGATGATCCACTGCAACGAGGACATACCGATCGTCAACAAGCTGCAGTATCTGTTGCAGTCGTTGGAAGGAGAGGCAAGAAAACCGTTCGAGTCTGTGGATATCCAAGCCGATAATTATTCGTCGACGTGGGACGCGCTTAAGAAGCGTTACGATAACAAGCGATTCCTCAGAAAGGAGCTGTTTCGAGGCCTGTACAACCTTCCACCGATCCAGTATGAGTCAGCCCAAGACCTCAACACACTGGTTGATGATTTCCAGCGACACGTTAAGGCTCTGGGGAAGTTAGGCGAACCGATCGAGCATTGGGACACTCCGCTCATCTTCATCCTGTCAAACAAGTTGGATTCGGCGACGATTCGTGCATGGGAGCAAGATACTCGACAGAAGGACGAGGTGAAATACGACGAGCTCATCGAGTTTCTCATCCACCAGGTCCGGATGTTGAAATCCGTGGACAGCGATCTCCAGCATCGTTCCTCAGTGCCGGACAAATCACGAAGAAACCAGTTCCCATCCGATCTGTCGTGA